A window of the Zeugodacus cucurbitae isolate PBARC_wt_2022May chromosome 2, idZeuCucr1.2, whole genome shotgun sequence genome harbors these coding sequences:
- the Hey_0 gene encoding transcription factor cwo isoform X1 produces MESYWSEANGHAPHSVKYESEAAVSSFPYCTESSLNFSTSATAYSEDDAEYATGRRNKTSRQDPLSHRIIEKRRRDRMNSCLADLSRLIPPQYQRKGRGRIEKTEIIEMAIRHLKHLQSECIQKDNEYRMGYTDCMKEAAKFLYESHMEEFCYRLVARLQEHCVELMKNDCYKSRSCHIPDNVSASSGSPHQAYHSAPPLCQLRDMLGSSDIEQSNDHNDVKDLSFRNHLNQLQRSAAVAAAAAAATNNTTSSIVHEHNSSGSQNNAASNSTTSSTTTSLNNAISTTTAAPNSGVLIVGGGQTGSSQLRPHQAAVITSTGPATLNHHNESSNHDFESSREPLLHTDTSNMHSPPPRDSMLHHHAHLSHHQHTSDSLLSARMRNFSESSHDIEHNNNYKYKNHIKERFNHELHDEETSSEHCPVPPLLQSEHSHTHSLSEHSKDGTEPEIAPIMAKKRKMAEAAGAAGTSVNSNIVLDDCDTRPLPPVRTSTTTNSLLSARDEKPFSFADIKTELSAPPGLGGAKSHFSTPSSTTHVSPNLQTSRSFAVPIFALHGQGTYYIPLNVDYNVLVPFLNGAELLEKNYASMPVVHPININVNFMPPAPTSSILAAAAAAAVVAAGKHQLPPVNGTVSSTAAAAAANVAAVTKAKLESVSNGW; encoded by the exons CGAAGCAGCAGTATCCAGTTTTCCTTATTGCACAGAATCTAGCTTAAATTTTTCCACATCAGCTACAGCGTACAGCGAGGATGATGCAGAATATGCCACCGGAAGACGTAATAAAACTTCGAGg CAAGATCCATTATCACATCGCATCATCGAGAAGCGAAGGCGTGATCGCATGAATTCCTGCTTGGCAGACCTTTCTCGCCTCATTCCGCCTCAATATCAGCGCAAGGGTCGCGGGCGCATCGAGAAGACAGAGATCATCGAAATGGCCATCAGACATTTGAAACATTTACAAAGCGAGTGCATCCAGAAGGACAACGAATATCGAATGGGTTATACGGATTGCATGAAGGAGGCTGCTAAGTTCCTTTACGAGAGTCACATGGAGGAGTTTTGCTACCGTTTGGTGGCACGCCTGCAAGAGCACTGCGTGGAGCTGATGAaga ATGACTGCTACAAATCCCGAAGTTGTCATATACCTGACAATGTGAGTGCATCAAGCGGTAGTCCGCATCAAGCATATCACTCCGCTCCGCCGCTCTGTCAATTGCGCGATATGCTGGGCAGTTCAGACATTGAACAGAGTAATGACCATAACGATGTTAAGGATTTGAGTTTCCGCAATCATTTGAACCAATTGCAACGCAGTGCTGCTGTCGCagcggctgctgctgcggccACCAATAACACTACTAGCAGTATCGTACACGAGCATAATAGTAGCGGCAGCCAAAATAATGCAGCTAGCAATTCAACTACTTCATCTACGACAACATCTTTGAATAACGCCATTAGCACGACGACAGCTGCGCCTAATAGCGGTGTGTTGATAGTAGGCGGTGGTCAAACCGGCAGTTCGCAACTACGTCCACATCAAGCAGCCGTAATAACTTCCACTGGTCCGGCTACATTGAACCATCACAACGAATCCAGTAATCACGATTTTGAATCATCGCGAGAACCGCTCTTACACACTGACACATCCAATATGCATTCACCTCCACCACGCGATTCAATGTTGCATCATCACGCTCACCTGAGTCATCATCAGCATACCTCGGATAGTTTGTTGTCAGCGCGGATGCGCAATTTCTCTGAATCATCACATGATATTGAGCACAACAATaactataaatacaaaaatcatataaaGGAACGTTTCAATCACGAGTTACATGACGAAGAGACATCTAGCGAACATTGTCCGGTACCGCCGCTTCTGCAGAGCGAACATTCACATACGCACTCCTTGTCCGAACATTCGAAGGATGGTACCGAGCCTGAAATTGCGCCTATTATGGCAAAGAAACGTAAAATGGCTGAAGCGGCAGGGGCGGCGGGCACAAGCGTCAATAGCAATATCGTTTTGGATGACTGTGACACTCGCCCATTGCCACCAGTGCGTACTTCCACCACCACAAACAGCTTGCTAAGCGCACGCGATGAAAAACCTTTCAGTTTCGCCGATATCAAAACTGAACTGAGTGCGCCACCCGGCTTAGGAGGAGCGAAATCACATTTTAGTACACCAAGCAGCACTACCCACGTATCACCCAACTTACAAACGTCGCGTTCATTCGCTGTGCCGATATTTGCGTTACACGGTCAGGGTACTTACTACATACCACTAAATGTCGATTATAACGTGTTAGTGCCATTCCTTAATGGTGCTGAATTACTGGAAAAGAACTATGCTTCAATGCCGGTAGTGCATCCCATAAATATTAATGTGAACTTTATGCCACCCGCACCAACATCATCAATACTcgctgccgctgctgcagcGGCCGTTGTAGCGGCGGGCAAACATCAATTGCCACCTGTTAACGGTACAGTATCCTCGACGGCGGCGGCTGCGGCAGCCAATGTGGCGGCCGTGACCAAAGCCAAGTTGGAGAGCGTCAGTAACGGTTGGTAA
- the Hey_0 gene encoding transcription factor cwo isoform X2: MNSCLADLSRLIPPQYQRKGRGRIEKTEIIEMAIRHLKHLQSECIQKDNEYRMGYTDCMKEAAKFLYESHMEEFCYRLVARLQEHCVELMKNDCYKSRSCHIPDNVSASSGSPHQAYHSAPPLCQLRDMLGSSDIEQSNDHNDVKDLSFRNHLNQLQRSAAVAAAAAAATNNTTSSIVHEHNSSGSQNNAASNSTTSSTTTSLNNAISTTTAAPNSGVLIVGGGQTGSSQLRPHQAAVITSTGPATLNHHNESSNHDFESSREPLLHTDTSNMHSPPPRDSMLHHHAHLSHHQHTSDSLLSARMRNFSESSHDIEHNNNYKYKNHIKERFNHELHDEETSSEHCPVPPLLQSEHSHTHSLSEHSKDGTEPEIAPIMAKKRKMAEAAGAAGTSVNSNIVLDDCDTRPLPPVRTSTTTNSLLSARDEKPFSFADIKTELSAPPGLGGAKSHFSTPSSTTHVSPNLQTSRSFAVPIFALHGQGTYYIPLNVDYNVLVPFLNGAELLEKNYASMPVVHPININVNFMPPAPTSSILAAAAAAAVVAAGKHQLPPVNGTVSSTAAAAAANVAAVTKAKLESVSNGW; encoded by the exons ATGAATTCCTGCTTGGCAGACCTTTCTCGCCTCATTCCGCCTCAATATCAGCGCAAGGGTCGCGGGCGCATCGAGAAGACAGAGATCATCGAAATGGCCATCAGACATTTGAAACATTTACAAAGCGAGTGCATCCAGAAGGACAACGAATATCGAATGGGTTATACGGATTGCATGAAGGAGGCTGCTAAGTTCCTTTACGAGAGTCACATGGAGGAGTTTTGCTACCGTTTGGTGGCACGCCTGCAAGAGCACTGCGTGGAGCTGATGAaga ATGACTGCTACAAATCCCGAAGTTGTCATATACCTGACAATGTGAGTGCATCAAGCGGTAGTCCGCATCAAGCATATCACTCCGCTCCGCCGCTCTGTCAATTGCGCGATATGCTGGGCAGTTCAGACATTGAACAGAGTAATGACCATAACGATGTTAAGGATTTGAGTTTCCGCAATCATTTGAACCAATTGCAACGCAGTGCTGCTGTCGCagcggctgctgctgcggccACCAATAACACTACTAGCAGTATCGTACACGAGCATAATAGTAGCGGCAGCCAAAATAATGCAGCTAGCAATTCAACTACTTCATCTACGACAACATCTTTGAATAACGCCATTAGCACGACGACAGCTGCGCCTAATAGCGGTGTGTTGATAGTAGGCGGTGGTCAAACCGGCAGTTCGCAACTACGTCCACATCAAGCAGCCGTAATAACTTCCACTGGTCCGGCTACATTGAACCATCACAACGAATCCAGTAATCACGATTTTGAATCATCGCGAGAACCGCTCTTACACACTGACACATCCAATATGCATTCACCTCCACCACGCGATTCAATGTTGCATCATCACGCTCACCTGAGTCATCATCAGCATACCTCGGATAGTTTGTTGTCAGCGCGGATGCGCAATTTCTCTGAATCATCACATGATATTGAGCACAACAATaactataaatacaaaaatcatataaaGGAACGTTTCAATCACGAGTTACATGACGAAGAGACATCTAGCGAACATTGTCCGGTACCGCCGCTTCTGCAGAGCGAACATTCACATACGCACTCCTTGTCCGAACATTCGAAGGATGGTACCGAGCCTGAAATTGCGCCTATTATGGCAAAGAAACGTAAAATGGCTGAAGCGGCAGGGGCGGCGGGCACAAGCGTCAATAGCAATATCGTTTTGGATGACTGTGACACTCGCCCATTGCCACCAGTGCGTACTTCCACCACCACAAACAGCTTGCTAAGCGCACGCGATGAAAAACCTTTCAGTTTCGCCGATATCAAAACTGAACTGAGTGCGCCACCCGGCTTAGGAGGAGCGAAATCACATTTTAGTACACCAAGCAGCACTACCCACGTATCACCCAACTTACAAACGTCGCGTTCATTCGCTGTGCCGATATTTGCGTTACACGGTCAGGGTACTTACTACATACCACTAAATGTCGATTATAACGTGTTAGTGCCATTCCTTAATGGTGCTGAATTACTGGAAAAGAACTATGCTTCAATGCCGGTAGTGCATCCCATAAATATTAATGTGAACTTTATGCCACCCGCACCAACATCATCAATACTcgctgccgctgctgcagcGGCCGTTGTAGCGGCGGGCAAACATCAATTGCCACCTGTTAACGGTACAGTATCCTCGACGGCGGCGGCTGCGGCAGCCAATGTGGCGGCCGTGACCAAAGCCAAGTTGGAGAGCGTCAGTAACGGTTGGTAA